Proteins co-encoded in one Paenibacillus sp. genomic window:
- a CDS encoding AraC family transcriptional regulator, protein MYPDMRYEQVVYQDPFLAIRIWQIDTAFDSGGDVQTRIEQDWQSQRFSLWHYHKEVEFLHILHGGMTAFCKQDRFVLGEGDVAVFGSSEPHTTIQTTDGQLSYIVFQIDLRKYWDESTLKSMQHFSEVIRPLSSLNYVYAEHPDVRERTGALIRDIYREMNEKRSGYELAVSSRIKEMLLLLLRHDTNKHLNYLDNGLFERLQPAVDYIESHLGEKLSVSELSARLNMSYTHFIKLFKKAVGMSFSDFVLYKRIKKAEQLLLTGNASIAEVAESVGMTNLGHFYDVFRRLNGCSPKQFKDRLREPYPVTAGNGS, encoded by the coding sequence TTCGACAGCGGCGGAGACGTCCAAACCCGCATTGAGCAGGACTGGCAAAGCCAGCGCTTCTCCTTGTGGCATTACCATAAAGAAGTCGAGTTTCTTCATATTTTGCACGGGGGGATGACCGCCTTCTGCAAGCAGGACCGATTCGTCCTCGGCGAAGGCGATGTCGCCGTCTTCGGCTCCTCGGAGCCGCACACGACGATCCAAACGACGGACGGACAGCTCAGCTACATCGTCTTCCAAATCGATCTCCGCAAATATTGGGACGAAAGCACGCTAAAGAGCATGCAGCATTTCTCGGAAGTCATTCGTCCGCTGAGCTCGCTTAATTACGTGTATGCCGAGCATCCGGACGTCCGCGAACGGACGGGCGCGCTCATTCGCGACATTTACCGGGAAATGAACGAGAAGAGAAGCGGCTACGAATTGGCCGTCTCCTCCCGCATCAAAGAAATGCTGCTCCTGCTGCTCCGTCACGACACGAACAAGCACTTAAACTATCTCGACAACGGCTTGTTCGAGCGGCTCCAGCCCGCGGTCGATTACATCGAGTCGCATCTCGGCGAGAAGCTGTCCGTCTCGGAGCTGAGCGCCCGGTTGAACATGAGTTATACTCACTTCATCAAGTTGTTTAAAAAGGCGGTCGGCATGTCGTTCAGCGACTTCGTCTTGTACAAGCGCATCAAGAAAGCCGAGCAGCTGCTGCTCACCGGCAACGCCAGCATCGCCGAAGTGGCCGAATCGGTCGGCATGACGAACCTCGGCCATTTTTACGACGTGTTCCGCCGATTGAACGGCTGCTCGCCGAAGCAGTTCAAGGACAGGCTGCGGGAACCGTATCCGGTGACCGCGGGGAACGGCTCGTAA
- a CDS encoding HD-GYP domain-containing protein: MRVRVHRKGEYIESVPMKGQLFSLITTGDGTEIIHHKLEDGVSSYLAPEEGWEALEYIYILSGQLIWKRPEGDVVLSPGDSVTAHMITEMAMFVAVGETEILYVVSRPYFHNYSGSIQKLFDLAVKIEEKDGYTSDHCNRIKKLATLVGERMGLSPYEIYVLNLAGFLHDVGKTQIPEHILNKPSKLTDEEFEQMKLHTVYGRRLLEETGMPDLKIVGEVVEQHHERYDGKGYPRGLQGNQISKLAAIITVVDSYDAMTVDRVYQKGRPQEEAMQEIERCSGTMYHPEIVRAFLSIAGETKL; the protein is encoded by the coding sequence ATGAGGGTCAGAGTCCATCGAAAAGGCGAATACATCGAGTCCGTACCCATGAAAGGTCAGCTCTTCTCCTTGATCACGACCGGCGACGGCACGGAAATCATTCATCATAAGCTGGAAGACGGCGTCAGCTCTTACCTCGCTCCCGAAGAAGGCTGGGAAGCGCTCGAATATATTTATATTTTATCCGGACAATTGATTTGGAAACGCCCGGAAGGGGACGTCGTCCTGAGCCCGGGCGATTCCGTTACCGCGCATATGATTACCGAGATGGCGATGTTCGTCGCCGTCGGGGAAACCGAAATCTTATACGTCGTCTCCCGGCCTTATTTTCATAATTACAGCGGATCCATTCAAAAATTGTTCGACCTCGCCGTGAAAATCGAAGAGAAAGACGGGTACACCTCCGACCACTGCAACCGGATCAAAAAGTTGGCTACCCTCGTAGGAGAGAGAATGGGGCTTTCCCCTTACGAAATCTACGTTTTGAACTTGGCGGGCTTCCTGCATGACGTCGGCAAAACGCAAATCCCGGAGCACATTCTCAACAAACCGTCCAAACTGACCGACGAAGAGTTCGAGCAGATGAAGCTGCATACGGTATACGGACGGCGGCTGCTGGAAGAAACGGGCATGCCCGATTTGAAAATCGTCGGGGAAGTGGTGGAACAGCATCATGAACGCTACGACGGCAAAGGATATCCTCGCGGTCTGCAGGGCAATCAAATTTCCAAGCTGGCCGCCATCATCACCGTCGTAGATTCCTACGACGCCATGACCGTGGATCGCGTGTATCAGAAAGGGCGCCCGCAGGAAGAAGCGATGCAGGAAATCGAGAGATGCAGCGGAACGATGTATCACCCCGAAATCGTTCGAGCGTTCCTCTCGATCGCCGGCGAAACGAAACTGTGA